The genomic region ACCAATGTGATCGGCATTAAAAACCTTCCGTGGTTGGAAACGGTTCGGTATGATCGCAGCAACTGGTACCATTACCACCTGATTAACACTTGAACTTGTTTCTTCTTTTTTCTTACCAAAAAATGAAATTGCCATTATTTCTCCTCCTTAGCCATTAATGGTTTTTTAACCGGCACACCCGCGCGCCGTGGATATTTATCTGGTGTTGATTGAACCTTATCGATAATTACTAAATGTCTGGGATCGTTAGTTTCGGGTAAGTTAAACGCGATATCTTCTTTTAACTGACCACCTAACGTCTCAATTGCAAAAGCGGCTTCCGCTAATTCAGTGTCACTTTGACTCGCCTTTAAAGCAACGAATTGCCCACCCACTTTAACAGCGGGTAAACAGAATTCCGCTAAAACGTTCATTGGGGCGACCGCACGAGCTGTCACCATATCAAATTGTTCGCGATATGGGCGCTTGACTTGGCTGAACAGTTCAGCCCGATCATGCACGAGTGTCACATCAGTTAACCCTAATTCGGCCACTAATTCTTCTAGAAAGTGAATCCGTTTATTTAATGAATCAACAATCGTCACCTTTAATTGAGGGAACAAGATTTTCATCGGTAATGATGGGAACCCGGCACCGGCACCGATATCACAAATATTGAGGGGCATCGTTCTCAATGATTCCAAG from Latilactobacillus sakei subsp. sakei DSM 20017 = JCM 1157 harbors:
- the rsmG gene encoding 16S rRNA (guanine(527)-N(7))-methyltransferase RsmG; amino-acid sequence: MTPKTFVATLKEHQIDVSQKQLDQFEIYFERLVATNQNVNLTAITEKEAVYLKHFFDSVAPTLYLESLRTMPLNICDIGAGAGFPSLPMKILFPQLKVTIVDSLNKRIHFLEELVAELGLTDVTLVHDRAELFSQVKRPYREQFDMVTARAVAPMNVLAEFCLPAVKVGGQFVALKASQSDTELAEAAFAIETLGGQLKEDIAFNLPETNDPRHLVIIDKVQSTPDKYPRRAGVPVKKPLMAKEEK